Proteins encoded by one window of Glycine soja cultivar W05 chromosome 15, ASM419377v2, whole genome shotgun sequence:
- the LOC114387144 gene encoding putative disease resistance protein At3g14460 codes for MPVLETLGGALFGAVLQVLLDKLDSCHVLDYFRGRKLDEKLLYKLKATLRSIDAVVDDAEQKQYSYSRVREWLLEVKQAVLDAEDLLDEIDCKALKYKLEDDSQTTTSKVRNLLNVFSLSSIDKEIESRMKQLLDLLELLASQKSDLGLKNACDVGIGSGLGSNVLKILPQTSLVAEDVIYGRDDEKEMILNWLTSDIDSRSQLSIFSVVGMGGLGKSTLAQHVYNDPQIEAKFAIKAWVYVSDDFDVLKVIKAIIGAINKSKGDSGDLEILHKYLKDELTGKKFFLVLDDVWNEDRDQWKALKTPLKYGAQGSKILVTTRSNNVASTMQSNKVCQLKTLQEDHSWQVFAKNAFQDDSLQLNVELKEIGTKIVEKCKGLPLALETVGCLLRTKRSSVSEWEGVMISKIWDLRIEDSKILPALLLSYYHLPSHLKRCFAYCALFPKDHEFDKESLILLWMAENFLQCSQQNKSPKEVGEQYFYDLLSRSFFQQSNRDNKTCFVMHDFLNDLAKYVSGDICFRWGVDEEENIPKTTRHFSFVITDFQYFDGFDSLYYAQRLRTFMPISRTTSFIDKWDCKILTHEFFSMFKFLRVLSFSGCRDLEGVPDSIGNLIHLGSLDLSHTRIKTLPDSTCSLCNLQILKLNCCFFLEELPITLHKLTNLHRLELMGTHVTKVPMHLGKLKNLQVLMSPFIVGQSNELGIQQLGELNLHGDLSIQNLQNIVNPLDALAADLKNKTHLVGLDLEWDLNQIIDDSSKEREILENLQPSRHLEQLSISNYGGNEFPRWLSDKLLNVVSLNLKDCKYCGHLPPLGLLPCLKDLRISGLDWVVCIKAAFCGSSDSSFSSLETLEFSDMKEWEEWELMTGAFPRLQRLSIQHCPKLKGHLPKQLCHLKELLVQDCKQLVTFAPKAIEICELDLEDCGKLHIDYHPTTLKRLQIRGYNMEASLLERIEHIIADTSLESLRISYCPNMNIPMNHCYDFLVRLEIYGGFDSLMTLPLDFIPKLCELVVSRCRNLRMISQMHPHKHLKSLSIHKCPQFESFPNEGLSAPRLDWFAIEGLNNLKSLPERMSILLPSLTSLCIRDCPRVEFSDGCLPSSLKHLDLLYCPKLVVSLKGALGANPSLERLHILKVDKESFPDIDLLPLSLTYLRILLSPDLRKLDYKGLCQLSSLEKLILYDCPSLQCLPEEGLPKSISTFKIQNCPLLKQRCKESEGEDWGKISHIKNVRLYSF; via the coding sequence ATGCCAGTACTAGAAACCCTTGGTGGTGCTCTTTTCGGTGCTGTCCTTCAGGTGCTGTTGGACAAGTTGGATTCTTGTCATGTTTTGGACTACTTTCGTGGACGAAAGCTCGATGAGAAGCTGCTGTACAAGTTGAAGGCAACGCTTCGGTCCATCGATGCTGTGGTTGATGATGCAGAACAAAAGCAGTACAGCTATTCACGGGTGAGAGAGTGGCTTCTTGAGGTCAAACAAGCTGTGCTTGATGCTGAGGATCTCCTCGATGAAATAGACTGTAAAGCTTTGAAATACAAGCTGGAAGATGACTCTCAAACCACTACTAGCAAGGTGAGgaatttattaaatgttttttctcTCAGTTCCATTGACAAGGAAATTGAATCAAGAATGAAACAACTACTTGATCTCCTAGAACTTCTTGCAAGCCAAAAGAGTGATTTAGgtttgaaaaatgcttgtgaTGTTGGGATTGGATCAGGATTGGGTAGTAATGTGTTAAAGATATTGCCGCAGACATCACTGGTGGCTGAAGATGTTATTTATGGCAGAGACGATGAAAAAGAAATGATCCTTAATTGGCTAACATCTGACATTGATAGCCGTAGCCAGCTGTCAATATTTTCTGTTGTGGGTATGGGCGGATTGGGTAAGAGCACACTTGCTCAACATGTATACAATGACCCACAGATAGAGGCTAAATTTGCTATCAAAGCTTGGGTCTATGTTTCGGatgattttgatgttttgaagGTAATAAAAGCGATTATTGGGGCAATCAATAAATCAAAAGGTGATAGTGGAGACCTAGAAATACTtcataaatatttgaaagatGAATTGACAGGAAAGAAGTTTTTTCTCGTTCTGGATGATGTTTGGAATGAAGATCGAGACCAATGGAAAGCTTTGAAAACTCCTCTTAAATATGGGGCTCAGGGAAGTAAAATTCTTGTCACGACACGCAGTAACAATGTTGCTTCTACCATGCAGTCAAATAAAGTCTGCCAACTAAAGACATTACAAGAAGATCACAGCTGGCAAGTTTTTGCTAAAAATGCATTCCAAGATGATAGTCTCCAATTGAATGTTGAGCTGAAGGAGATTGGTACAAAGATCGTTGAAAAGTGCAAAGGATTGCCTCTAGCCTTGGAAACAGTTGGATGTCTTTTACGCACAAAAAGGTCATCTGTTTCAGAGTGGGAAGGTGTAATGATAAGCAAGATATGGGATTTAAGAATAGAAGATAGTAAAATTCTCCCTGCTTTATTGTTGAGTTATTACCATCTTCCATCTCACCTTAAGAGATGTTTTGCTTATTGTGCTTTATTCCCCAAAGATCATGAGTTTGACAAGGAGAGTTTAATTCTGTTATGGATGGCTGAAAATTTTCTGCAATGCTCTCAACAGAATAAGTCTCCAAAAGAAGTTGGTGAACAGTACTTCTATGATCTATTGTCAAGGTCCTTCTTTCAACAATCAAACAGAGACAACAAAACGTGTTTTGTCATGCATGACTTTCTCAATGACTTGGCAAAATATGTTTCTGGTGACATTTGTTTTCGGTGGGGGGttgatgaagaagaaaatataccaAAGACAACCCGTCACTTTTCATTTGTAATTACagattttcaatattttgatgGGTTTGACAGTTTATATTATGCTCAAAGGCTACGTACATTTATGCCCATATCTAGGACAACAAGTTTTATTGATAAATGGGATTGCAAGATTTTAACACATGAGTTTTTCTCCATGTTTAAGTTCTTACGCGTCTTATCTTTCTCTGGTTGTCGTGACCTTGAAGGGGTGCCTGACTCTATAGGCAATCTCATACATCTGGGTTCATTAGACCTTTCACATACTCGCATAAAGACACTACCCGATTCAACATGTTCACTTTGTAACTTGCAAATACTGAAGCTGAACTGTTGTTTCTTTTTGGAGGAGCTGCCCATAACTTTGCATAAACTCACCAATTTGCATCGCCTTGAACTCATGGGAACTCATGTGACAAAGGTGCCAATGCATTTAGGAAAACTTAAGAATCTTCAAGTATTGATGAGTCCGTTTATTGTTGGACAAAGTAACGAGTTAGGTATCCAGCAGCTAGGAGAACTCAATCTTCATGGAGATTTATCAATTCAGAATCTGCAGAATATTGTGAATCCCTTGGATGCATTGGCAGcggatttgaaaaataaaacacatcTTGTGGGGCTAGATTTAGAATGGGATTTGAACCAGATCATTGATgattcaagcaaagaaagagaaatactTGAGAATCTGCAACCTTCCAGACATTTGGAGCAGTTGTCAATCAGCAACTATGGTGGTAATGAATTTCCACGCTGGTTATCTGATAAATTATTGAATGTGGTGTCCTTAAACTTGAAGGACTGTAAGTATTGCGGACATTTGCCTCCTCTTGGACTTTTGCCATGTCTCAAGGACCTGAGAATTAGCGGACTTGATTGGGTGGTGTGTATTAAAGCTGCTTTTTGTGGGAGTAGTGATTCTTCATTTTCATCCTTGGAAACATTGGAATTCTCCGACATGAAGGAATGGGAAGAATGGGAATTAATGACAGGTGCTTTTCCACGTCTCCAACGTCTTTCTATACAGCATTGTCCCAAACTCAAAGGGCACTTGCCAAAGCAACTTTGTCATTTAAAGGAACTACTTGTTCAGGACTGCAAACAACTTGTGACTTTTGCCCCCAAGGCCATAGAAATTTGTGAATTAGACTTGGAAGACTGTGGAAAGCTTCACATTGATTATCATCCTACTACTTTGAAAAGGCTCCAGATTAGAGGTTACAACATGGAGGCATCGTTACTTGAAAGGATTGAGCACATCATAGCGGATACTTCTCTTGAATCCTTGCGCATTAGCTATTGTCCGAATATGAATATTCCAATGAACCATTGCTACGATTTCCTTGTAAGATTGGAGATCTATGGTGGTTTTGACTCTCTAATGACCTTGCCTCTAGATTTCATCCCAAAACTCTGCGAGCTTGTTGTATCTAGGTGTCGTAACTTACGGATGATATCACAGATGCACCCTCATAAACATCTGAAGAGTCTCAGCATTCATAAGTGCCCTCAATTTGAATCATTTCCCAACGAAGGATTATCTGCACCACGATTAGATTGGTTTGCTATTGAAggattgaacaatttgaaatCATTGCCTGAACGCATGTCTATCCTCCTTCCATCTCTTACTAGTCTGTGCATACGGGATTGTCCTCGAGTGGAGTTCTCTGATGGATGTTTGCCATCAAGTCTAAAACATTTGGATCTCTTGTATTGTCCCAAACTTGTTGTCTCACTGAAAGGAGCTTTGGGAGCCAACCCCTCTCTGGAAAGATTGCATATTTTAAAAGTGGATAAGGAGTCTTTTCCTGACATAGATTTGCTGCCACTGTCTCTTACTTATCTACGAATTTTGCTTAGTCCAGATCTTAGAAAACTAGACTACAAGGGTCTCTGCCAGCTCTCCTCTCTTGaaaaattgattctttatgaCTGCCCCAGCCTCCAATGCTTACCAGAGGAGGGTTTGCCCAAAtccatttcaactttcaaaattcAGAATTGTCCATTGCTCAAACAGCGTTGCAAGGAATCAGAAGGTGAAGATTGGGGAAAGATTTCTCACATTAAAAACGTTCGGCTCTATTCATTTTAA
- the LOC114386158 gene encoding beta-galactosidase 9-like, producing MASLLKMNSNVYIQGTWKIVKAVKCGISGIHLVLGTVSLGVGAIENEYGKGGKEYRKWAAKKALSLGVGVPWVMCRQQDAPYDIIDTCNAYYCDGFKPNSHNKPTMWTENWDGWYEQSHPSRLRVFSNVEEAFKTITCILAKQILDALQGDPCKLQVMIMLLQLMSMLREPKWGHLKDLHAALKLCEPALVATDSPTYIKLGPNQEIGTLSMLRSRFQSLPGAFNTCLVPFDKKQKGRFSSQRNLLRLLQAKEMKLPNLHNYGMRLFAVSTRKIS from the exons ATGGCATCACTTTTGAAGATGAATTCCAATGTTTATATTCAGGGAACTTGGAAAATAGTGAAGGCAGTGAAGTGCGGAATTTCTGGCATCCATTTGGTGCTGGGCACTGTGTCGTTGGGAGTTGGGGCG ATTGAGAATGAATATGGCAAAGGAGGTAAAGAGTATCGGAAATGGGCGGCTAAGAAGGCTCTAAGTCTTGGTGTTGGGGTCCCATGGGTCATGTGTAGACAACAGGATGCTCCATATGACATC ATTGATACATGCAATGCATACTACTGTGATGGATTTAAACCAAACTCTCATAACAAACCAACAATGTGGACAGAGAACTGGGATGGATGGTATGAACAATCACATCCTTCAAGG TTGCGTGTTTTTTCCAACGTGGAGGaagctttcaaaactattacATG TATTTTGGCAAAACAAATTTTGGACGCACTGCAGGGGGACCCTTGCAAATTACAAGTTATGATTATGTTGCTTCAATTGATGAGTATG CTGCGTGAACCAAAATGGGGTCACTTGAAAGATTTACATGCTGCTTTGAAGCTTTGTGAGCCTGCCCTGGTGGCCACTGATTCACCAACATATATAAAACTGGGTCCAAATCAGGAG ATAGGCACTCTGAGCATGCTAAGGTCACGGTTTCAATCATTGCCTGGTGCATTCAACACATGTTTGGTTCCTTTTGATaagaagcaaaaaggaagattCTCTTCTCAAAGAAATTTGCTGAG ATTACTGCAAGCAAAAGAAATGAAGCTACCAAATTTGCACAATTATGGAATGAGATTATTTGCAGTTTCCACGAGGAAGATCTCATAA